The Metabacillus schmidteae nucleotide sequence TTGGGCCAATCACTAGAATTGATTCAGAGCCCTATTCAGCAAAAGTGGCAGCAGAGCTTAAAGACTTTGATGTTGAACAATTTATGGATAAAAAAGATGCGAGAAAAATGGACCGCTTTACACAATATGCGGTCGCAGCATCCTTCATGGCTGTTAAAGATGCGAACCTTGAAATTACAGATGAAATCGCTCCGCGTGTTGGAGTTTGGATCGGTTCTGGTATTGGTGGAATGGAAACATTTGAACAGCAATATAGAACACTTTTAGAAAAAGGTCCTAGAAGAGTGAGTCCATTCTTCGTACCAATGCTTATCCCGGATATGGCAACAGGTCAAGTATCCATTGCTTTAGGGGCAAAAGGTTTTAACTCATGTACTGTGACAGCTTGTGCAACAGGGACAAATTCGATTGGAGATGCGTACCGTGTTATTGAACGTGGTGAAGCGGATGTTATGATTTCCGGAGGCGCTGAAGCACCTCTCACAGAGATGTCATTTGCAGGCTTTACAGCGAATAAAGCTTTATCAACAAACACGGACCCTAAAACAGCAAGCCGCCCATTTGACCAAGACCGTGATGGTTTTGTTATGGGAGAGGGAGCTGGAATCGTTGTTCTTGAAGAATTAGAGCATGCTTTAGCACGAGGAGCAAAAATTTATGCTGAAATCGTTGGGTATGGGGCTACAGGAGATGCTTATCATATAACAGCACCTGCACCAGGTGGTGAGGGTGGATCAAGAGCGATGAGGATGGCAGTTGATGGCAGTGGCCTTGCAGTTGAAGACATTGATTATATTAACGCTCATGGTACAAGTACTCCTTATAATGATAAGTTTGAAACACTAGCAATTAAAGAGGTATTCGGTGAACATGCCAATAAATTAGCGATAAGCTCTACAAAATCTATGACAGGTCATTTACTAGGTGCTGCTGGTGGAGTTGAAGCTATTTTTAGTGTTTTAGCTATTAAAGAAGGGATCATTCCTCCAACGATTAATTTACAAACTCCAGATCCTGAATGTGATTTAGATTATGTGCCAAATGAAGCTCGAAAACAAGAAGTAAAAGCAGCTCTAAGTAACTCATTAGGATTTGGCGGACATAATGCAACGATTATCTTTAAAAAGTATGATGCTTAACTTTAAACCCGACAGAAATGTCGGGTTTTATTTTTGTGAAAATTGTTTAATAAATAAGGGAAGAGGATTAGTCTCTTTTTAGAAGATGCTTTGTAAGTAGTTTAGGCTTTGTTGCTTGCAGCTCCAGGTTGCTCGTATTCCGCGGGGGCTCACCTGTCCAACTCTTCCCGCAGGAGTCTCGCACCTTCCGCTTCAATCAACTTAAGCGGTTTTGGGCGTAAGAAAATGAATAAGTTGTGGTAGCTATGATTCTTTCACTAATTAGATAGCTATAATCAAGAACAGTTTCTCCTTCACCTCATAAACTACAAATGAGGGAGAGATGATACGATGAGCTTAATTAATACAATTGACTGGTTAACGAAAACACCACAGCAGCTGGAAATTAGTGAGAAATTAATACCTTATTTCAATCAAATGAATAAAAGGGAAATTGCATCCTATCTAAATTCATTTGGAATGTACAAACATACATCAAACATCAATGACTGGATCGAACAAATGGAAAAAAAACAAATCGTTAGCTATGTTAGATCATTGGAAAAAAAATATCAACATATATGGAATGGTCCAGATGTAGCCATTTTTATTTTTCCAATTGATCAAACCAATCGGAAAATTGAGAGAGAATATCGAGGGAGATCAGGACTGGCATTTCATGATAAGTTATTTTTATTTCTTTCTAAAGATGTACTAAAAAACGACATTGAGTCATTATTTTTACATGAATATCACCATGTTTGCAGACTGGCAACTGTTAAAAAGTCTGAAGAGACATTCACTATAGTAGACAACATGGTCATGGAAGGGTTAGCTGAAAATGCAGTCCGTGAAATAGTTGGAGAAGAAGCTGTATCTAATTGGACGAAGTTATACGGCCTGGATCAATGTGAGAGGTTTTATAAGCGAATCATTCTGCCTCATAAAGACATAGCACGAGATCATTCAAAATTTCCCCAATTAATGTATGGAACCGGATTTTATCCAAATATGTTGGGCTATTCTGTAGGGTACCATATTGTAAAGACAATTATGGACAAAACAGGATTGAAGACAAAACAACTTTTAGGTATGTCATCTGAACGAATCATGAAACAGTATGATGGGATAAAGAATACTTCATAAACAGAAAGGATCAATCATACAATGTGTTAGGACATGTTCAAACTTATGAAAAAACAATGCATATTCTTCATAGAATGGAATAATTTATCTAAAATTTGCCTATACTGTTTGACAAATGGTACTGAAGTGAGGGGTTTTAATATGTTATTTCTTCATGATGTTTGGGTAAATTGGTTTGAAGGTGAAGAGAATGGATACAATGTCTGTCATTTTCATGAATGGAGAAAGGATGACAGTGTTGAACTCCTTGATCAGGTTCCTTTATTAAAGGTAGATTCCCTATTATTCGACTACATAGAAAACAACTTATCGGAGTTACCGCCTGGTCTATTAAAAGATATTTTCCAAAAGGCTTATATTCGTAAAAATCATGAGAGAATCCAACTTGATTATTGTTTTGTAGTGACAGATGGAGTTGGGATATTGGCAGTTGACACAATTGGCTATACAATTCCAATTCGCAAAAGCCGAATTATTCCAAGACAAGAACAGTTGGTATTTGAAATGATCAAAGATATTGAGCCGGAAATGTATTCGACAGAAATAATAAATGAAGAGGAAAACAAAGAATATCATATATTGTCTTTAGCACCACAATATATGAGAGGCTTAACAAGAAAAGAGCGTCAATTAAAACAACTTTTATTTATGGCACTTGATCAGCTGCAAGCAACGAGAAATACTGCGGAAGTTAAGTACTGGTATACAGAATGGAACCCTACAAAATATGAGGATATTCAGCAGAGAGAGTTTGATGAAGTGTGGAATCAACTCTATGAAGAAACATTAGCTGGTTGGTCTCCAAAACATATTCAGTTATGTGAACGCCTAATAAAAGGACAACCCTTTTTCGAAAAGCTTTGGGATATGGAGCATGAATCAAAGGTTAATTGACTTGGACAAGCTGCATTGTAGAAAAAACGATGTGTCAGTGAACACATCGTTTTTTCTATTTACATGTGGTCGCAAAAATATCAGGGAAGTTGCAAGAAAAAATGAAAAGTTGCAAAAATACCGTCCCAAGTTGCAAAAATACTTGATAAGTCGCAAAATTATGACGGCCGTAGCCGGAAGCGATGATTAAAAATCTGTGTTACTTCCGCTTACGGCCAAGTCCCATCGCATTTTCCATTTTCTTTAAAGTTCTACTTGCGACTGCATTGGCTTTTTCTGCACCTTTATCAAGGATTTGATCCAGCTCTTCTGACTCCATTAGCTGATAATACTTATCTTGAATCGGTTTTAGGGCATTTACCACAACTTCAGCTACATCTGCTTTAAAATCTCCGTATCCTTTTCCTTCATATCTGGCTTCAATTTTTTCAATTGGTTCATTCGATAATATTGAATAAATAGATAGTAGGTTTGAAATACCAGGTTTGTTTTCCTTGTCATATTTCACAATTCCTTCAGAATCTGTTACAGCACTTTTAATTTTTTTCTCTATTTGTTTAGGTTCATCAAGTAGTGTAATAAAAGCTTTTTGATTAGCATCTGATTTACTCATCTTTTTTACAGGATCCACTAGTGACATAATGCGGGCACCAACTTTTGGGATCCTTACTTCAGGGATGGTAAGAACGTCGTTATATTTTTTATTAAAACGTTCAGCTAAATCACGTGTTAACTCTAAATGTTGCTTTTGATCTTCACCTACCGGTACAAGATCAGTGTTGTATAGAAGGATATCAGCTGCCATGAGTGGTGGATATGTGAGTAATCCAGCAGAAACTGCTTCTTTTCCATGTGATTTATCCTTGAATTGAGTCATTCTTTCTAATTCGCCGATATAAGAAACACACTGTAACATCCATCCAGCTTGTGCATGTGCAGGAACTTCCGATTGAATGAATAATGTTACTTTCTCATGGTCTAATCCAACAGCAAGATAAAGAGCTGCCAGACTTCTAATATTTTTTCGTAAAGCTAAGCGGTCTTGAGGAACAGTGATGGCGTGTTGGTCAACGATACAAAAATAACAATTGTACTCGTCTTGTAAATCAACAAACTGTTTTAATGCACCAATGTAATTACCTAAAGTAACTGAACCACTCGGTTGTATTCCTGAAAAAATTGTTTTCATATTGGCCTCCTAAAAGTAAGTAAGATAAAAAATGAACGCAAAAAAGGCCCACTCGCCCCAAATATAGGGACGATGGACCGCGGTGCCACCCTAATTATTTCTTAGTAGAAATCACTTTGTCTTTTAACGCAAGATTACGTCTGAGCATACTTAATTTCTGCACAGAAGCTTAGAAGTCCATTCCATATCGGTCATTGCCTGTTTCCACCACACACAGGCTCTCTGTAAAATGTGCCATATATGTACTACTCTTCATCATAGCCAACTATTTTTTTTATACATTAAAAAATATAAATTAGCAGCAAGGAAGATTATTCGACGTAGGGGCTAATTTGACGTACTAAGTATAAGTGCAACTACGCCTCTGTCTTCACCTTTCAGGCTCGCCAGTCGGCGAGTTTTCTTTATTATATGAGATCATGAATGCATTTGCAAATAATAAATGAATCAAATGAAATAGTAAAGAAACGTTCCTATTATCACAATGACTGTCATCACTAACCCGCTTAATAAAAACGGAGAATGATTAAATGTTAATAGCTCTGAAACTGGAGTCATTTCATTAACTTCTTGTTTTGAAAGTTCTTTTCCTTTAGAGACGAACATTCTCCTAAAGCCGTATGTTATTCCATCAAAAAAACCACCTTTTACTGTGATTGTAAAGAAGGATATAAACAACAATCCGATGGCAAAAAAGAAAGAAATATTAACAAATGACAAAATAGTTAGTTTTTGGTAAATGATAAAAGACAGTAAGATTGTTAAACATAAAGACACAATAATGAGTGTAACAGATCGTTTATTGCGCAATTTCTTTCACTCTTTTCTAGTTAAAGTACTTTAACACCTATTATATCAGATGAAAGGGGTTGGAAAAAAAGAAGCGAAGTTATTGTAGAAATATTTATTCGATATAAATGTATAAAATATATAAATATATTCGTCATTTTTCTACATTTTCTACAAAAAAGTTTGGAAGATAATGTAACCCTTTACAATTCAACGCGTTAAAGCATTGTGAAGAAATTATATGAAAAATTAAGAAAATTCAAATGAAAATATATAGGTCTTTATGCCTATTTTTTGTTTGATTTTCATTAACAGTATTGCATTTCTGTAAACTTTATTAAAAAAATAAATGCACAATTGACTGAATACTTGTATAATAATCTCGTAAAGTAAACTTGTTCAAAATAAAAGGGAGGTCAAATTTGTGAAAAAGTCGAAATTTTTTCTACTTTTAGCTTTATCGCTTGTACTAAGTATGTTCTTAGCAGCATGTAATGGCGGCGGAGATACTGGTAAAGAGACAGATACAGGCGGTGATGAAGGTACAGCAGAGCAAAAAATTACAGCATTGGAGTCAACAGCAATTCCTTCAATGGATAGTGTAATGGCTCAAGATACAGTAAGTTTCACTACGATGAATAACGTAATGGAAGGTTTATACCGTCTAGATCCAAACCAGGAAGTTGTTGAAGGTATGGCAGAAGGTGAGCCTGAAGTTAGTGAAGATGGTACAGTTTATACATTTAAATTAAGAGATGCAAAATGGTCAAATGGTGACCCTGTTACAGCAAACGATTTCGTTTATGCATGGCAACGTGCAATCGATCCTGCAAACGCATCACCATATGGTCCATATATGATGGATGGTAAAATCAAAGGAGCAGCTGAAATTTCTGCAGCTGGTGCTGAGAAAAAAGAATACGATCTTAACACATTAGGTGTTAAAGCGATCGATGAAAAAACACTTGAAGTAACATTAGAAAGACCAATTCCATATTTCCAATCATTAATGGCATTCCCAACGTTCTATCCACAAAACCAAAAATTTGTTGAAGAACAAGGAGATAACTACGCTAAAACAGCTGAAAACCTAGTTTTTAACGGACCATTCGTTTTATCTGACTGGGGCGGAAGCACAGCATCTGAATGGACTTACACTAAAAACAAAGATTATTGGGATGCAGAAACTGTTAAGCTAGAAACTGTTCAATGGAATGTATTAAAAGATTCTCAAGCAGCTGCAAACGCATTTGAAACTGGTGAAGCAGATGTAACAGGAAAACTTTCTTCTGACATCGTACCTCAATATGAAGGCGATGAAAGAATGGTAAAATGGTTAGAGCCTACAATCTTCTGGTTGAAATTTAACCAAAAAGAAAATGAAGCTCTAAAAAATCCAGATATTCGTAAAGCAATTGCGCAAGCAGTTAACAAAGAAGATTTTGTTAACAGTGTATTAAACAACGGTTCAATTGTTGCAAACTATGCTGTTCCACAAGATTTTGTTAAGAATGAAGAAACTGGTAAAGACTTCCGTGAAATTAATGGAAACGAATTACTACCACATGACGTAGATGCAGCAAAAGCATCATGGGAAAAAGGTTTAGCTGCACTTGGTACAGACAAAGTTGAAGTAAGATACTTAGGTGATGATACGGAAAGTGCTAAAAAAATTGCTGAATACGTTAAAAACCAATTAGAAACAAATCTTCCTGGACTTACACTGAAAGTTGAAAGTGTACCATTCAGCGTTCGTTTAGATCGTGAAAATTCTCAGGATTATGATATTCAAATGGCTGGTTGGGGTCCTGACTACCTAGATCCAATGACTTTCTCTGACCTATGGTTAACAGGTGGAGGAAACAACAAAATGGATTACTCTAATGAAAAGTATGATCAATTAATTAAAGATGCTCAAACAACTTTAGCTCAAAAACCAGTAGAGCGTTATGAAGCTCTTGCTGAAGCTGAAAGAATCCTACTTGAAGAAGATGCTGCGATTGCACCTATGTATCAACGTTCTTCTAACGTGTTAGTAAATGAAAATGTTGACGGATTTACTTACCACTTAGTAGGACCGGAATACAGCTTCAAATGGGCATCTGTAAAATAAGTATTGATTTAATTAGTACTTTTTGATTATAGTGATAATTGATGTAAGGAGAGAGTATATTGAATGCCGATATACTCTCTTTTCCCTTGTTGGGAAATTGTCGAACTTTGTAGAATATTTAATTTATTTAGGAGGTGCAGTCATATGGCGAAATACTTAACTCAACGTGTTATTTATATGGTCATTACACTCTTTTTAATTGCCACGTTTACTTTTTTCCTCATGAAAATAATCCCAGGTACACCTTTTACAAATGCTGGTAAATTATCTGAGACACAGCTTACAATTATGAAAGACAAATATGGTCTAGATGAACCGATACCGGTACAATATGCGACCTATATGGTGAATATGCTGAAAGGTGATTTAGGTGTTTCCTTTCAATTCAATAACGTAGGAGTTACTGAGATCTTAATGGATAGCATTGGTCCTTCAGCAACACTTGGATTTCAGGCGATCCTTTTCGGAACATTTTTTGGTATCATTTTAGGCGTCATTTCAGCATTAAGACAAAATACATGGGTTGACTATAGTGCAACATTTTTAGCTGTACTTGGTAAATCAATCCCTTCCTTCGTTTTTGCGGGGCTATTGCAATATTACGTTGCGGTAAAATTAGGATGGTTTCCAGTTGCATTCTGGAAAGGTCCGGAATATACAGTTCTGCCAACAATTGCGTTAGCAATGTTCCCGATTGCAACTGCAGCAAGGTTTGTTAGAACTGAAATGGTAGAGGTATTAGAATCGGATTATATTACACTTGCTAAGGCTAAGGGTGCAAGCTGGTTTGAAATTGCATTTAAACACGCTCTAAGAAATGCGTTAATACCAGTAGTAACTGTTTTAGGGCCATTGGTTGTTAGTTTAATGACTGGTTCCCTTGTTATTGAAAAGATATTTGGTATTCCGGGACTAGGAGAGCAATTCGTAAAGTCAATCACAGTTAATGATTATCCTGTTATCATGGGTACGACAATCCTTTTTGCGGTTCTATTTGTTGTCGTCATCTTAATTGTAGACTTACTATATGGAATTATTGATCCGCGGATTCGTTTAGCGGGAGGTAAAAAATAATGGCACATGAAAAAATTTCAAAAGATATGTTTAAACCCGCTCATATTGATTCAGCGAAGAGTGAAGAGATTTCCAAGCCAAGTCTTAATTATTGGCAGGATGCATGGTTGCGAGTTAGGAAAAACAAAGGAGCAATCGTCAGCTTAATTATATTAGCATTCCTAACGATTATGGCTCTGGTTGGCCCGCATATAAACGGACATGGGATAGATGAACAAAACCTTAAACATTCAAATCTTCCCCCGAGAATTCAAGGGTTAGAGAATGTTAGCTGGTTACCATTTGATGGGAACTTAACAAGAAAAAACGGTGATGTTTATAATGCATATGAGCAGAAGAATGTAGACGAATATTACTGGTTAGGTACAGATAGTCTTGGTCGTGATTTATTTACACGTGTATGGAAAGGAACTCAAGTATCCTTATATATCGCAGTATTAGCAGCTGTTATTGATATGGTTATTGGTGTATTATACGGTGCTATTTCCGGGTTTGTCGGCGGCCGTACAGATAATGTTATGCAGCGGATTACAGAAATATTAGTAGGTATTCCAAACCTTGTTGTCGTGATCCTCATGATTATTGTGTTGGATCCAGGGATTTTATCGATTACCATCGCCTTAACCATAACTGGTTGGGTTGGAATGGCGAGGGTTGTTCGTGCTCAGGTAATGAAGTTAAAACAACAGGAATATGTTTTAGCAGCTAGAACATTAGGTCTATCAAATGGAAAGATTATTTGGAAGCATCTTTTACCAAACCTAGCCGGTGTTATTATTATCAACACAATGTTTACAATTCCAAGTGCGATATTTTTTGAAGCCTTCCTAAGCTTTATTGGATTGGGATTACAGCCGCCATTGGCTTCTCTAGGTACACTCATTGATGATGGATTTAAAGTTCTGCAATTATATCCTTATCAGATGATCATACCAGCCATTGTTATCAGTTTAATTATGATTTGCTTTAATATGATTGCGGATGGACTGCGCGATGCGTTAGATCCGAAAATGCGTGACTAGAAAAGGTAGGTGAACCGAAGATGGATAAAATCTTAGAAGTGAAAGACTTGCACATTTCATTCCATACGTTTGCTGGAGAAGTGCAGGCAATTCGTGGAGTTAACTTTGATTTGTATAAAGGGGAAACATTAGCAATCGTAGGTGAATCTGGTTCAGGAAAATCAGTTACGACGAAAGCGATTATGCGTTTGCTCCCCGAATCAAATTCAGATATTAAGCAAGGTGAGATCCTTTTCGAAGGCAAAGACCTAGCTAAAGAATCAAATAAAAATATGCAAAAAATTCGTGGGAAAGATATTTCGATGATTTTCCAAGATCCAATGACATCATTGAACCCAACGATGAAAGTTGGAAAACAAATCATGGAGCCGATTATCAAGCATCAAAAGCTAAGTAAGGCTGCAGCGAAAGAGCGTGCAATTGATATTTTAAGGCTTGTTGGGATTCCTAGACCTGAAGAACGCTTTAATCAATACCCACATCAATTCTCAGGCGGAATGAGACAAAGGGTCGTTATTGCGATTGCACTTGCATGTAATCCAAAGGTTCTGATTGCAGATGAGCCTACAACTGCGTTAGATGTTACGATTCAAGCTCAAATTCTTGAATTAATGAAAGAATTGCAGCAAAAAATTAATACATCGATTATTTTTATTACCCATGACTTAGGTGTTGTGGCAAACGTTGCTGATCGTGTTGCGGTTATGTATGGTGGGAAAATTGTTGAAACTGGTACGGTTGATGAAGTTTTTTATAATCCACAGCATCCATATACATGGGGATTAATTAGCTCAATGCCTAGTCTTGATACAGACGAAGAGGAATTGTATGCAATTCCCGGTACACCTCCGGATTTATTGCACCCGCCAAAGGGTGATGCATTTGCACCACGTAATGAGTATGCGATGCAAATTGACCTTGAGGAGCAACCTCCTATGTTCAAAGTATCTGATACACATTATGCTGCGACATGGTTGCTTCACCCTGATGCGCCAAAGGTTGAACCACCTTTAGCAGTACAACGACGCCAGCGTCAATTCCCTGATGGAAAAGGGGGGAACTAAATTGGAAACAACAGAAAAATTATTAGAAATTAAAAATCTAAAACAATACTTTAATATTGGCAAGCCTAATGAAGTAAAAGCAGTAGACAATGTTTCGTTTGATATCTTTAAAGGGGAAACATTGGGGCTAGTAGGTGAGTCTGGTTGTGGGAAATCTACAACTGGTCGAACTATTATCCGATTATACGATGCTACTGATGGTGAGGTTCTATTTAATGGAGTAGATGTACATGGAAAGAAATCCCGTGCACAATTAAAAGAATTTAACCGAAAAATGCAAATGATCTTCCAAGACCCGCAGGCATCATTAAATCCTAGAATGAAGGTCTCGGATATTATTGCTGAAGGTATTGATATTCACGGTCTAGCAAAATCGAAAAAAGAGCGTATGGACAAAGTAATTGAATTACTTGAAACAGTTGGATTAAATAAAGAGCACGCAAATCGTTATCCACATGAATTTAGTGGGGGACAAAGACAACGTATCGGAATTGCTCGTGCGCTTGCAGTGGAGCCTGAATTCATTATTGCTGATGAACCAATTTCAGCTCTTGATGTGTCAATTCAAGCTCAGGTTGTCAATTTAATGAAAAAGCTTC carries:
- a CDS encoding ABC transporter ATP-binding protein, which translates into the protein MDKILEVKDLHISFHTFAGEVQAIRGVNFDLYKGETLAIVGESGSGKSVTTKAIMRLLPESNSDIKQGEILFEGKDLAKESNKNMQKIRGKDISMIFQDPMTSLNPTMKVGKQIMEPIIKHQKLSKAAAKERAIDILRLVGIPRPEERFNQYPHQFSGGMRQRVVIAIALACNPKVLIADEPTTALDVTIQAQILELMKELQQKINTSIIFITHDLGVVANVADRVAVMYGGKIVETGTVDEVFYNPQHPYTWGLISSMPSLDTDEEELYAIPGTPPDLLHPPKGDAFAPRNEYAMQIDLEEQPPMFKVSDTHYAATWLLHPDAPKVEPPLAVQRRQRQFPDGKGGN
- the opp3C gene encoding oligopeptide ABC transporter permease, which translates into the protein MAHEKISKDMFKPAHIDSAKSEEISKPSLNYWQDAWLRVRKNKGAIVSLIILAFLTIMALVGPHINGHGIDEQNLKHSNLPPRIQGLENVSWLPFDGNLTRKNGDVYNAYEQKNVDEYYWLGTDSLGRDLFTRVWKGTQVSLYIAVLAAVIDMVIGVLYGAISGFVGGRTDNVMQRITEILVGIPNLVVVILMIIVLDPGILSITIALTITGWVGMARVVRAQVMKLKQQEYVLAARTLGLSNGKIIWKHLLPNLAGVIIINTMFTIPSAIFFEAFLSFIGLGLQPPLASLGTLIDDGFKVLQLYPYQMIIPAIVISLIMICFNMIADGLRDALDPKMRD
- a CDS encoding YjbA family protein — protein: MLFLHDVWVNWFEGEENGYNVCHFHEWRKDDSVELLDQVPLLKVDSLLFDYIENNLSELPPGLLKDIFQKAYIRKNHERIQLDYCFVVTDGVGILAVDTIGYTIPIRKSRIIPRQEQLVFEMIKDIEPEMYSTEIINEEENKEYHILSLAPQYMRGLTRKERQLKQLLFMALDQLQATRNTAEVKYWYTEWNPTKYEDIQQREFDEVWNQLYEETLAGWSPKHIQLCERLIKGQPFFEKLWDMEHESKVN
- a CDS encoding ABC transporter ATP-binding protein, with amino-acid sequence METTEKLLEIKNLKQYFNIGKPNEVKAVDNVSFDIFKGETLGLVGESGCGKSTTGRTIIRLYDATDGEVLFNGVDVHGKKSRAQLKEFNRKMQMIFQDPQASLNPRMKVSDIIAEGIDIHGLAKSKKERMDKVIELLETVGLNKEHANRYPHEFSGGQRQRIGIARALAVEPEFIIADEPISALDVSIQAQVVNLMKKLQKEKGLTYLFIAHDLSMVKYISDRIGVMYFGKLVELASAEELYNNPIHPYTQSLLSAIPLPDPDYERTRVRKTYSPSQHNYQPGDNVEFREVKPGHFVMCSESEFEKYKKEHA
- a CDS encoding DUF3899 domain-containing protein, with the protein product MRNKRSVTLIIVSLCLTILLSFIIYQKLTILSFVNISFFFAIGLLFISFFTITVKGGFFDGITYGFRRMFVSKGKELSKQEVNEMTPVSELLTFNHSPFLLSGLVMTVIVIIGTFLYYFI
- a CDS encoding peptide ABC transporter substrate-binding protein, with protein sequence MKKSKFFLLLALSLVLSMFLAACNGGGDTGKETDTGGDEGTAEQKITALESTAIPSMDSVMAQDTVSFTTMNNVMEGLYRLDPNQEVVEGMAEGEPEVSEDGTVYTFKLRDAKWSNGDPVTANDFVYAWQRAIDPANASPYGPYMMDGKIKGAAEISAAGAEKKEYDLNTLGVKAIDEKTLEVTLERPIPYFQSLMAFPTFYPQNQKFVEEQGDNYAKTAENLVFNGPFVLSDWGGSTASEWTYTKNKDYWDAETVKLETVQWNVLKDSQAAANAFETGEADVTGKLSSDIVPQYEGDERMVKWLEPTIFWLKFNQKENEALKNPDIRKAIAQAVNKEDFVNSVLNNGSIVANYAVPQDFVKNEETGKDFREINGNELLPHDVDAAKASWEKGLAALGTDKVEVRYLGDDTESAKKIAEYVKNQLETNLPGLTLKVESVPFSVRLDRENSQDYDIQMAGWGPDYLDPMTFSDLWLTGGGNNKMDYSNEKYDQLIKDAQTTLAQKPVERYEALAEAERILLEEDAAIAPMYQRSSNVLVNENVDGFTYHLVGPEYSFKWASVK
- a CDS encoding DUF2268 domain-containing protein codes for the protein MSLINTIDWLTKTPQQLEISEKLIPYFNQMNKREIASYLNSFGMYKHTSNINDWIEQMEKKQIVSYVRSLEKKYQHIWNGPDVAIFIFPIDQTNRKIEREYRGRSGLAFHDKLFLFLSKDVLKNDIESLFLHEYHHVCRLATVKKSEETFTIVDNMVMEGLAENAVREIVGEEAVSNWTKLYGLDQCERFYKRIILPHKDIARDHSKFPQLMYGTGFYPNMLGYSVGYHIVKTIMDKTGLKTKQLLGMSSERIMKQYDGIKNTS
- the fabF gene encoding beta-ketoacyl-ACP synthase II — translated: MEKKRVVVTGLGAVTPIGNDVETTWQNAINGVSGVGPITRIDSEPYSAKVAAELKDFDVEQFMDKKDARKMDRFTQYAVAASFMAVKDANLEITDEIAPRVGVWIGSGIGGMETFEQQYRTLLEKGPRRVSPFFVPMLIPDMATGQVSIALGAKGFNSCTVTACATGTNSIGDAYRVIERGEADVMISGGAEAPLTEMSFAGFTANKALSTNTDPKTASRPFDQDRDGFVMGEGAGIVVLEELEHALARGAKIYAEIVGYGATGDAYHITAPAPGGEGGSRAMRMAVDGSGLAVEDIDYINAHGTSTPYNDKFETLAIKEVFGEHANKLAISSTKSMTGHLLGAAGGVEAIFSVLAIKEGIIPPTINLQTPDPECDLDYVPNEARKQEVKAALSNSLGFGGHNATIIFKKYDA
- the trpS gene encoding tryptophan--tRNA ligase, encoding MKTIFSGIQPSGSVTLGNYIGALKQFVDLQDEYNCYFCIVDQHAITVPQDRLALRKNIRSLAALYLAVGLDHEKVTLFIQSEVPAHAQAGWMLQCVSYIGELERMTQFKDKSHGKEAVSAGLLTYPPLMAADILLYNTDLVPVGEDQKQHLELTRDLAERFNKKYNDVLTIPEVRIPKVGARIMSLVDPVKKMSKSDANQKAFITLLDEPKQIEKKIKSAVTDSEGIVKYDKENKPGISNLLSIYSILSNEPIEKIEARYEGKGYGDFKADVAEVVVNALKPIQDKYYQLMESEELDQILDKGAEKANAVASRTLKKMENAMGLGRKRK
- the opp3b gene encoding oligopeptide ABC transporter permease — translated: MAKYLTQRVIYMVITLFLIATFTFFLMKIIPGTPFTNAGKLSETQLTIMKDKYGLDEPIPVQYATYMVNMLKGDLGVSFQFNNVGVTEILMDSIGPSATLGFQAILFGTFFGIILGVISALRQNTWVDYSATFLAVLGKSIPSFVFAGLLQYYVAVKLGWFPVAFWKGPEYTVLPTIALAMFPIATAARFVRTEMVEVLESDYITLAKAKGASWFEIAFKHALRNALIPVVTVLGPLVVSLMTGSLVIEKIFGIPGLGEQFVKSITVNDYPVIMGTTILFAVLFVVVILIVDLLYGIIDPRIRLAGGKK